In Deferrivibrio essentukiensis, the genomic stretch AAGGAGAGTCTGAAATTATGCTTGTTTCCCCGTCAATATTAAGTGCTGACTTTGCAAGGCTTGGCGAAGAGGTTGTTGCCATTGATAAGGCAGGGGCTGACTATATTCATATTGATGTTATGGATGGTCAGTTTGTACCAAATATTACAATAGGCCCATTGGTAGTGAGTGCCATCAGGAAGTTTACGGTTAAACCATTTGATGTCCACTTGATGATAAAAAATCCTGAAAACTATATAAAAGAATTTGCAGATGCTGGTTCCGATATTATAACGGTGCACGCCGAGGCGACAAATCATTTGCATAGATTGATTCATCAGATAAAAGATTTGGGTAAGCTTGCAGGTGTCTCATTAAATCCTGCAACACCTGTATCAGCTATTGAAGAAATTGCCTCAGACATTGACCTTGTGCTTGTCATGTCAGTAAACCCTGGGTTTGGTGGACAAAAATTTATTG encodes the following:
- the rpe gene encoding ribulose-phosphate 3-epimerase; protein product: MMLVSPSILSADFARLGEEVVAIDKAGADYIHIDVMDGQFVPNITIGPLVVSAIRKFTVKPFDVHLMIKNPENYIKEFADAGSDIITVHAEATNHLHRLIHQIKDLGKLAGVSLNPATPVSAIEEIASDIDLVLVMSVNPGFGGQKFIESSIEKVKKVKELTLRKNSKALIEVDGGVNNKNAPHLKGAGCDIVVAGSYIFS